The Achromobacter pestifer genome includes a region encoding these proteins:
- a CDS encoding ABC transporter permease: MAIATSANSAAGADRWQVLRLLVSRKTVLISLIVIVVLVLAALLAPWISPYDPFKLSIMNRLKAPGAAHWFGTDDFGRDVFSRVIHGGRLSLMVGFSVVIVSSILGIALGLIAGFFRTADKFVSRLIDAMMAFPDILLAISLVAALGPSLVNVVIALGIVYTPRLARIVRASTLVIRELPFVEAARALGVPTWRIVTVHVLRNLVSPILVQGTFIFAYAILAEAGLSFLGVGVSPDIPTWGTMINAGQQYMGSADWIMIFPGIAIVLSVLSLQLVGDGLRDVLDPRLRKEL, encoded by the coding sequence ATGGCTATCGCAACTTCCGCAAATTCCGCCGCCGGCGCCGACCGCTGGCAGGTGCTGCGCCTGCTGGTCTCGCGCAAGACCGTGCTGATCAGCCTGATCGTGATCGTCGTGCTGGTCCTGGCCGCGCTGCTGGCGCCCTGGATCAGCCCCTACGATCCGTTCAAACTGTCCATCATGAACCGGCTGAAGGCGCCAGGCGCCGCGCACTGGTTCGGCACCGACGACTTCGGCCGCGACGTGTTCAGCCGCGTCATCCACGGCGGCCGCCTGTCGCTGATGGTGGGCTTTTCCGTCGTGATCGTGTCCAGCATCCTGGGCATCGCACTGGGCCTGATCGCGGGCTTCTTCCGCACGGCGGACAAGTTCGTGTCGCGCCTGATCGACGCCATGATGGCCTTCCCCGACATTCTGTTGGCGATCTCGCTGGTGGCCGCGCTGGGCCCCTCGCTGGTCAACGTGGTGATCGCGCTGGGCATCGTCTACACGCCGCGCCTGGCGCGCATCGTGCGCGCCTCGACCCTGGTGATCCGCGAACTGCCATTCGTCGAAGCGGCGCGGGCGCTGGGCGTGCCCACCTGGCGCATCGTCACCGTGCACGTGCTGCGCAACCTGGTGTCGCCCATCCTGGTGCAAGGCACGTTCATCTTCGCCTACGCGATCCTGGCCGAAGCCGGCCTGTCGTTCCTGGGCGTGGGCGTGTCGCCCGACATCCCCACCTGGGGCACCATGATCAACGCCGGCCAGCAATACATGGGCTCGGCCGACTGGATCATGATCTTCCCCGGCATCGCCATCGTGTTGTCCGTGCTGTCGCTGCAACTGGTCGGCGACGGCCTGCGCGACGTCCTCGACCCGCGCCTGCGCAAGGAGCTGTAA